From Candidatus Zymogenus saltonus, the proteins below share one genomic window:
- a CDS encoding aminopeptidase P family protein encodes MMVYINFSKRIQQIQDELKAKGIDVLVGTRLKTITHWSGGFVPWRSAIIIPAEGEVQLITPLLDSGRLADESWLDNVVGYGALPGIDFLDMIKMRIDATGKDGGTIGYEDGTTNYLPEGFITNYELESLKGMFPNAEFVNATEITDKLCLVKEPEEIRLMRQATAIVDTAHEAVRQELRVGISEKQIAGIAEKVMRDAGSEFAWTFTGGQEIASGERTWWPLGGCTPATDRIVQFGEPVMVDLHGMYGLFLGDVAHNYIMGNPTKEQSEVIKAFTETAYKAIDEMQPGKSLKEVTLKVHEFVQKNDWTAWMLPGYGHGIGHLGNEWYPCVAEVASPGNNEPDYILEPGYMQMMAVVCNRPGVCGFRLERPLVITETGNEVLSKLPIEPVALKLDDSLKFRGR; translated from the coding sequence ATGATGGTCTACATCAATTTTTCAAAGAGAATTCAGCAGATTCAGGACGAATTGAAGGCGAAGGGGATCGACGTCCTTGTCGGCACGAGGCTGAAGACAATCACCCACTGGTCGGGCGGCTTCGTCCCCTGGAGGAGCGCGATAATCATCCCCGCCGAGGGCGAGGTTCAATTGATCACCCCGCTGCTCGACTCCGGCAGACTTGCCGACGAGAGCTGGCTCGACAACGTCGTCGGCTACGGGGCGCTTCCGGGTATCGACTTCCTCGACATGATAAAGATGAGGATAGACGCGACAGGAAAGGACGGGGGCACCATCGGCTACGAGGACGGGACCACGAATTACCTGCCGGAGGGATTCATCACCAACTATGAGCTCGAATCGCTGAAGGGGATGTTCCCCAACGCGGAGTTCGTGAACGCCACAGAGATAACCGACAAGCTCTGTCTCGTAAAGGAGCCGGAGGAGATAAGGCTTATGCGCCAGGCGACGGCGATCGTCGACACGGCCCACGAGGCGGTGAGGCAGGAGCTGAGGGTCGGGATATCCGAAAAGCAGATAGCCGGTATAGCCGAAAAGGTCATGCGGGACGCCGGGAGCGAGTTCGCATGGACGTTCACCGGCGGGCAGGAGATCGCATCGGGCGAGCGGACATGGTGGCCGCTCGGCGGCTGCACACCCGCAACCGACAGGATTGTCCAGTTCGGCGAGCCGGTCATGGTCGACCTTCACGGGATGTACGGGCTGTTTCTCGGCGACGTGGCCCACAACTACATCATGGGCAATCCCACAAAGGAGCAGTCGGAGGTGATAAAGGCATTCACAGAGACGGCCTATAAGGCGATCGATGAGATGCAGCCCGGGAAGAGCCTCAAGGAGGTCACCCTCAAAGTCCACGAGTTCGTTCAGAAGAACGACTGGACCGCGTGGATGCTCCCCGGCTACGGCCACGGGATCGGGCATCTCGGAAACGAGTGGTACCCCTGCGTGGCCGAGGTTGCATCTCCCGGAAACAACGAGCCGGACTACATCCTCGAGCCGGGCTACATGCAGATGATGGCGGTGGTGTGCAACCGCCCCGGGGTCTGCGGATTCAGGCTGGAGAGGCCGCTCGTGATCACCGAGACCGGAAACGAGGTGCTATCGAAGCTCCCGATCGAGCCGGTGGCATTGAAGCTCGACGACAGCCTCAAGTTTAGGGGCCGTTAG